Genomic window (Pradoshia sp. D12):
AATACTAAACGGCCTCAATTTGATAGTGTAGAGGTGTTTTATTGTAAAATATAAAGGTAAAATCAAAAAAGATTCTTTTTTAAAGAACTATTTGCAAGATCATTAATAGAATATTGGCTCAAGACATCTTTTATTTTATGTTGTGCTTCTAGTAGAATATCTAAAATATTTTTGTCCATTTCATCGATTTCTTTATCCATTTTAGTCGGATGTGCGTCTTTCACAATGGCAACATACACATCATAAAGAGTTGTCTTTTCGGGATTAACAACCAGCTTATAACCACCGTAGCGCCCTTCAAAACCTTCAACCATTTTTTCCTGCATTAATTTAGCTAATACCTTCCTAATAAAGCTCGATTCAACATTTAGTTTTTCAGTTAAAGTGCTGCTAGTTACAAGCTTTTTTTCGTTTGCAAGTATTGCTAAGGACTTAATGGCAACGATGAAGTTCGTTTTACCTAAGTAGCTTAATTGTAAGAGGTCTTCCATACATTCACGTCCAATCTGTTACTATTTTAGCAATGAATTGTTTGAAATTAAAGATAAAATGATTGACCTTAAATGGATGGATTGTTAAGTTTTAAGTGTGATAAAAAATCACATTTAATCGAATGGAGGGATTTTGATGGGACGTTTAGATAATAAAGTAGCAATTATCACGGGTGCTGCGTCAGGTATGGGGTTAACTGCAGTTCAATTATTCATAAGTGAAGGCGCAAAGGTTGTAGCAACAGATATCGCATTTGATAAGTTAGAAGAAGTAACTGCTGTAATAGAAGGCGATATACTATGTGCTCGTTTAGATGTCACTTCTGATGAAGATTGGAAAACTGTAATGGAACAAACAAAAGAGGCATTTGGTAAAATTGATATTTTAATTAATAATGCCGGTGTATCGTTTCATAAAACACTTTTGGAAGAAACATTAGATGGATGGAATCGTACTATTAACTTAAATTTAACCTCCGTGTTCCTAGGAA
Coding sequences:
- a CDS encoding RrF2 family transcriptional regulator, whose protein sequence is MEDLLQLSYLGKTNFIVAIKSLAILANEKKLVTSSTLTEKLNVESSFIRKVLAKLMQEKMVEGFEGRYGGYKLVVNPEKTTLYDVYVAIVKDAHPTKMDKEIDEMDKNILDILLEAQHKIKDVLSQYSINDLANSSLKKNLF